One window from the genome of Thermus sediminis encodes:
- a CDS encoding MBL fold metallo-hydrolase, which yields MVFRQIYEEGLAQMSYLLGCAATGEALVVDPKRDVDTYLELAESLGLRITAIAETHIHADYLSGARELARATGATLYLSDEGDENWKYGGLEGFSYVLLKDGDEFRVGNIRVRAVHTPGHTPEHLSFLVADGAVTEEPLLFLTGDFVFVGDVGRPDLLEEAAGLKGTAIPGARRLFRSLKEKFLTLPDHVQVWPGHGAGSACGKALGALPATTVGYERRHAWWAEYLERDDEEGFVKALLEGQPEAPTYFKEMKRLNRDGMPILGGIPHPGRLTKAQFDRHLAQGAILVDTRDKFAFAGGHIPGSVNLPAGKNFSTWAGWLLPYDRPLILLAHPSEVEELTRALIRIGLDEVVGYIPSLQGYAEGELETVPQITVKEAKELWESGKALILDVRARDEYLSGHIPGALNLHAGRVLAHLDRLPKDRPLIVHCVGGDRSSTAISALLAHGFRNALNLTGGIRAWREAGFPVVKGEELVEA from the coding sequence ATGGTCTTTCGGCAGATCTACGAAGAAGGCTTGGCCCAGATGAGCTACCTCCTGGGTTGCGCTGCCACCGGGGAGGCCTTGGTGGTGGACCCCAAGCGGGACGTGGACACCTACCTGGAGCTGGCGGAGAGCCTGGGCCTCCGCATCACCGCCATCGCCGAAACCCACATCCACGCCGACTACCTCTCCGGGGCCCGGGAGCTGGCCAGGGCCACGGGGGCCACCCTCTACCTCTCCGACGAGGGGGACGAGAACTGGAAGTACGGGGGCCTCGAGGGCTTCTCCTACGTCCTCCTCAAGGACGGGGACGAGTTTAGGGTGGGGAACATCCGGGTGAGGGCGGTCCACACCCCCGGCCACACCCCCGAGCACCTCTCCTTCCTGGTGGCCGACGGGGCGGTGACGGAGGAACCCCTCCTCTTCCTCACCGGGGACTTCGTCTTCGTGGGGGACGTGGGGCGGCCCGACCTCCTGGAGGAGGCGGCGGGCCTCAAGGGCACCGCCATCCCCGGGGCCCGGCGCCTGTTCCGTAGCCTCAAGGAGAAGTTCCTGACCCTCCCCGACCACGTCCAGGTCTGGCCTGGGCACGGGGCGGGCTCCGCCTGCGGCAAGGCCCTGGGGGCCCTCCCCGCCACCACCGTGGGCTACGAGCGCCGCCACGCCTGGTGGGCGGAGTACCTGGAAAGGGACGATGAGGAGGGGTTTGTGAAGGCCCTCCTGGAGGGCCAGCCCGAGGCCCCCACCTACTTCAAGGAGATGAAGCGCCTGAACCGGGACGGGATGCCCATCCTGGGGGGTATCCCCCACCCGGGCCGCCTCACCAAGGCCCAGTTTGACCGCCACCTGGCCCAAGGGGCCATCCTGGTGGACACCCGGGACAAGTTCGCCTTCGCCGGGGGGCACATCCCGGGGAGCGTCAACCTCCCCGCCGGGAAGAACTTCTCCACCTGGGCGGGCTGGCTCCTCCCCTACGACCGGCCCCTCATCCTCCTGGCCCATCCCTCGGAGGTGGAGGAGCTGACCCGGGCCCTCATCCGCATCGGCCTGGACGAGGTGGTGGGCTATATCCCAAGCCTCCAGGGCTACGCTGAGGGCGAGCTGGAAACCGTCCCCCAGATCACCGTCAAGGAGGCCAAGGAGCTCTGGGAGTCGGGGAAGGCCCTCATCCTGGACGTGCGGGCCCGGGACGAGTACCTCTCGGGGCACATCCCCGGGGCCCTGAACCTCCACGCGGGCCGGGTGCTGGCCCACCTGGACCGCCTGCCCAAGGACCGGCCCCTCATCGTCCACTGCGTGGGCGGGGACCGCTCCAGCACCGCCATCTCCGCCCTCCTCGCCCACGGCTTTAGGAACGCCCTGAACCTCACCGGGGGAATCCGGGCCTGGCGGGAGGCGGGCTTCCCCGTGGTGAAGGGCGAGGAGCTGGTGGAGGCCTAA
- a CDS encoding rhodanese-like domain-containing protein, whose amino-acid sequence MYETQVQNLSPEEAKRLYDEGVPFIDVREVEEYAQARIPKASLLPLSEFMARYGEIPKDRPVVLYCRTGNRSWQAAAWLASLGYDQVLNLEGGIVQWYRAGLPVDTTPVEVGYGATPFQEVGPHEAQTLLGEALVVDVREAWEYGEGHLPGAINIPLSSLPQRLSELPKDRPILLVCNSGNRSGVAADFLVAQGFPGERVYNLEGGTHAWMASGLPIER is encoded by the coding sequence ATGTACGAGACCCAGGTCCAGAACCTCTCCCCCGAGGAGGCCAAGCGCCTCTACGACGAGGGCGTGCCCTTCATTGACGTGCGGGAGGTGGAGGAGTACGCCCAGGCCCGCATCCCCAAGGCCTCCCTCCTCCCCCTCTCCGAGTTCATGGCCCGCTACGGGGAGATCCCCAAGGACCGGCCCGTGGTCCTCTACTGCCGCACGGGGAACCGCTCCTGGCAGGCGGCGGCTTGGCTGGCCTCCTTGGGCTACGACCAGGTGCTGAACCTCGAGGGGGGCATCGTCCAATGGTACCGGGCGGGCCTCCCCGTGGACACCACCCCGGTGGAGGTGGGCTATGGGGCCACCCCCTTCCAGGAGGTGGGCCCCCACGAGGCCCAGACCCTCCTGGGGGAGGCCTTGGTGGTGGACGTGCGCGAGGCCTGGGAGTACGGGGAGGGCCACCTGCCGGGGGCCATCAACATCCCCCTCTCCAGCCTGCCCCAGAGGCTTTCGGAGCTTCCCAAGGACCGCCCCATTCTCCTCGTCTGCAACTCGGGGAACCGCTCGGGGGTGGCTGCCGACTTCCTGGTGGCCCAGGGCTTCCCCGGGGAGAGGGTCTACAACCTGGAGGGGGGCACCCACGCCTGGATGGCCTCTGGCCTCCCCATTGAGCGATGA
- a CDS encoding sulfite exporter TauE/SafE family protein, whose protein sequence is MTLALLGALLIGLSLGLLGSGGSILTVPVLVYLLEVPPKQAIAESLLIVGGIALLGAIPYALRDLVSWRNVLLFGLPGMAGTYLGAWLSQFVSGETQLLTFALVMLLAAYFMARPAPLRPASHKRQAWKIVLEGTAVGALTGFVGVGGGFLIVPALVLLGGLPMHLAVGTSLLIIAIKSFVGFYAYLHLLPALGLSVNLSTAGLFILAGALGSLLGGRLALRLPQEALKRGFALFLVGMGAYIVVQNL, encoded by the coding sequence ATGACCCTGGCCCTTCTCGGCGCCCTCCTCATCGGCCTTTCCCTGGGGCTATTGGGCTCGGGGGGGTCCATCCTCACCGTACCCGTGCTGGTCTACCTCCTGGAGGTACCCCCCAAGCAGGCCATCGCCGAAAGCCTCCTCATCGTGGGGGGGATCGCCCTCCTGGGAGCCATCCCCTACGCCCTGAGGGACCTGGTGAGCTGGCGCAACGTCCTCCTCTTCGGGCTTCCCGGCATGGCGGGGACCTACCTGGGGGCCTGGCTCTCCCAGTTCGTCTCCGGGGAGACCCAGCTCCTCACCTTCGCCCTGGTCATGCTCCTGGCCGCCTACTTCATGGCCCGGCCTGCCCCCTTGCGGCCCGCCTCCCACAAGCGCCAGGCTTGGAAGATCGTCCTCGAGGGGACGGCGGTGGGGGCCCTCACCGGCTTCGTGGGCGTGGGCGGGGGCTTTTTGATCGTGCCCGCCCTGGTCCTCCTGGGAGGGCTTCCCATGCACCTGGCCGTGGGCACCAGCCTCCTCATCATCGCCATAAAGTCCTTCGTCGGCTTCTACGCCTACCTCCACCTCCTCCCCGCCCTAGGGCTTTCCGTGAACCTCTCCACCGCTGGGCTTTTCATCCTGGCAGGGGCCTTGGGAAGCCTCCTTGGAGGGAGGCTGGCCCTGAGGCTTCCCCAGGAGGCCTTGAAGCGGGGCTTCGCCCTCTTCCTGGTGGGAATGGGGGCCTACATCGTGGTCCAGAACCTGTAA
- a CDS encoding nitrilase-related carbon-nitrogen hydrolase has product MPFRTFLAVQAEARPEAYCTEGAFRERVFALLKPLEGTPAPRLAAFPELFGLPLLLHLGGEFRPMELLRDPLLPWRRARRAYGVFHRVMAEAARAFGTYLLSGTLLSPPYEEELSRGRFARTFLFQNLALFYNPEGRLLAQVPKMERTPPERWLRPGRFGPHLVETRAGRVGLLICLDGFFEKHLSRLDALGAEVLLQPSANPASWERPWPWDPGRKEGEVWLASARERLLGRENLKILLNPMLNGRILSFSFEGQSGIYAPGEALRLAQNPRGDEALLLTL; this is encoded by the coding sequence GTGCCCTTCCGCACCTTCTTGGCGGTCCAGGCCGAGGCCAGGCCGGAGGCCTACTGCACGGAGGGGGCCTTCCGGGAGCGGGTCTTCGCCCTCCTCAAGCCCCTGGAAGGCACCCCAGCCCCCAGGCTCGCCGCCTTCCCCGAGCTCTTCGGCCTCCCCCTCCTCCTCCACCTGGGGGGGGAGTTCCGCCCAATGGAACTCCTCCGGGACCCCCTCCTCCCTTGGCGGCGGGCCCGGCGGGCCTACGGGGTCTTCCACCGGGTCATGGCCGAGGCCGCCCGGGCCTTTGGCACCTACCTCCTTTCAGGCACCCTCCTCTCCCCTCCCTACGAGGAGGAGCTTTCCCGGGGGCGGTTTGCCCGCACCTTCCTCTTCCAAAACCTGGCCCTCTTCTATAACCCCGAGGGCCGCCTCCTGGCCCAGGTGCCGAAGATGGAACGCACGCCTCCCGAGCGCTGGCTGAGGCCCGGGCGCTTCGGCCCCCATCTGGTGGAAACCCGGGCCGGGCGGGTGGGCCTCCTGATCTGCCTGGACGGCTTTTTTGAGAAGCACCTCTCTCGCCTGGACGCCCTGGGGGCGGAGGTCCTCCTCCAACCCTCCGCCAACCCCGCCTCCTGGGAGAGGCCCTGGCCCTGGGACCCGGGCCGGAAGGAGGGGGAGGTCTGGCTGGCCTCGGCCCGGGAGAGGCTTCTAGGCCGGGAGAACCTCAAAATCCTTCTCAACCCCATGCTGAACGGCAGGATCCTCTCCTTTTCCTTTGAGGGGCAAAGCGGGATCTACGCCCCCGGGGAGGCCCTTCGCCTGGCCCAAAACCCCAGGGGGGACGAGGCCCTCCTCCTCACCCTATAG
- a CDS encoding peptidylprolyl isomerase has product MRALFLALALGLPALAQEDPVVAQVGEEAVTRSQFDLRFGLFAKGALRQLGLSESEETLSLLAQYRAPYLEALAEERALLQVARAQGFWPRPDRVEARVGELKAAFPSEEALLSALKGAGVPDLPAYRALLSEAMALEALEGHYQAKLAVSPAALKILWLLSPEYRHGTLYCARHILLPTLEEAEAALARLNGGEAFAKVAQEVSQDPGSKEAGGDLGCEPEGTYIPAFERALLLRPGQVSAPVKTEYGFHLILLERVLPPGRYPLEQVAPELERFLKAKAWEKLAQALVRSIPIRLFPERLRL; this is encoded by the coding sequence ATGCGCGCCCTTTTTTTGGCCCTGGCCCTGGGCCTTCCCGCCCTGGCCCAGGAGGACCCCGTGGTGGCCCAGGTGGGGGAGGAGGCCGTCACCCGAAGCCAGTTTGACCTCCGCTTCGGCCTCTTCGCCAAGGGCGCCCTGAGGCAGCTCGGCCTCTCCGAGTCGGAGGAAACCCTCAGCCTCCTGGCCCAGTACCGGGCCCCCTACCTCGAGGCCCTGGCGGAGGAGCGGGCCCTCCTTCAGGTGGCCCGGGCCCAGGGCTTTTGGCCCCGCCCCGACCGGGTGGAGGCCCGGGTGGGGGAGCTCAAGGCTGCCTTCCCCAGCGAGGAGGCCCTCCTTTCGGCCCTCAAGGGGGCGGGGGTGCCGGACCTCCCCGCCTACCGTGCCCTCCTGAGCGAGGCCATGGCCCTGGAGGCCCTCGAGGGCCACTACCAGGCCAAGCTGGCTGTGTCCCCTGCCGCCCTCAAAATCCTCTGGCTCCTTTCCCCGGAGTACCGGCACGGGACCCTCTACTGCGCCCGGCACATCCTCCTGCCCACCCTGGAGGAGGCCGAGGCTGCCCTGGCCCGCCTGAATGGGGGAGAGGCCTTCGCCAAGGTGGCCCAGGAGGTTTCCCAGGACCCGGGCTCCAAGGAGGCGGGTGGGGACCTGGGGTGCGAGCCCGAGGGCACCTACATCCCCGCTTTTGAAAGGGCCCTCCTCCTGAGGCCCGGCCAGGTTTCCGCTCCGGTGAAGACCGAGTACGGCTTCCACCTGATCCTCCTGGAAAGGGTTCTCCCCCCGGGCCGCTACCCCTTGGAGCAGGTGGCCCCCGAGTTGGAAAGGTTCCTGAAGGCCAAGGCCTGGGAGAAGTTGGCCCAGGCCCTCGTCCGCTCCATCCCCATTCGGCTCTTTCCCGAGCGCCTACGCCTATAG
- the hemE gene encoding uroporphyrinogen decarboxylase, translating into MEGVNDLILRAARGEPTPRPPVWFMRQAGRYQKSYQEIRKRYTLPEIVQNPEVAAEVTLLPVRELGVDAAILFADITTPLYGMGVDLDLVEGKGPVIHRPIRDREGVEALRPLEPEEDVPFVLEAIRLLKKELEVPLIGFAGAPFTLASYLVEGGPSRRFLEVKGFMYREEALWHQLMEKLTEAMARYLRAQAEAGADLLQVFDSWVGALSPADYRRYVKPHMGRLFQALKPLGVPVIHFGVGTMGFLQEMREAGGDVLGLDHHTPLPWAREVLGRTPVQGNLDPAVLFAPKEVIRREVRRILEENAGRAGHIFNLGHGILPGTPHAHVAYVVELVKEVAA; encoded by the coding sequence ATGGAGGGCGTGAACGACCTCATCCTGCGGGCGGCCCGGGGGGAGCCCACCCCCAGGCCCCCCGTCTGGTTCATGCGCCAGGCGGGCCGCTACCAGAAGTCCTACCAGGAGATCCGGAAGCGCTACACCCTGCCCGAGATCGTGCAGAACCCCGAGGTGGCGGCGGAGGTCACCCTGCTGCCCGTGCGGGAGCTTGGGGTGGACGCCGCCATCCTCTTCGCCGACATCACCACCCCCCTTTACGGCATGGGGGTGGACCTGGACCTGGTGGAGGGCAAGGGGCCCGTGATCCACCGCCCCATCCGGGACCGGGAAGGGGTGGAGGCCCTGAGGCCCCTGGAACCGGAGGAGGACGTGCCCTTCGTCCTGGAGGCCATCCGCCTCCTAAAGAAGGAGCTGGAGGTCCCCCTCATCGGCTTCGCCGGGGCCCCCTTCACCCTGGCGAGCTACCTCGTGGAGGGGGGGCCAAGCCGCCGCTTCTTGGAGGTCAAAGGCTTCATGTACCGGGAAGAGGCCCTGTGGCACCAGCTCATGGAAAAGCTCACCGAGGCCATGGCCCGCTACCTGAGGGCCCAGGCGGAGGCGGGGGCCGACCTCCTCCAGGTCTTTGACTCCTGGGTGGGGGCGCTTTCCCCCGCGGACTACCGCCGCTACGTGAAGCCCCACATGGGGAGGCTCTTCCAGGCCCTGAAGCCCCTAGGGGTCCCGGTCATCCACTTCGGCGTGGGCACCATGGGCTTCCTCCAGGAGATGCGGGAGGCAGGGGGGGACGTCCTGGGCCTGGACCACCACACCCCCCTCCCCTGGGCCCGGGAGGTCTTGGGGAGGACCCCGGTCCAGGGCAACCTGGACCCCGCCGTCCTCTTCGCCCCCAAGGAGGTGATAAGGCGGGAGGTGAGGCGCATCCTGGAGGAGAACGCCGGCCGAGCGGGGCACATCTTCAACCTGGGCCACGGGATCCTGCCCGGAACTCCACACGCCCACGTGGCCTACGTGGTAGAACTCGTGAAGGAGGTAGCGGCGTGA
- the hemH gene encoding ferrochelatase, with translation MNVLLMAYGTPYIPEEIAPYYTDIRRGKPPPEELLEELSGRYEAIGKSPLNEITLVQAMRLQALLNLEAPPYPKRLQGPFGPRTPQGPARVYVGTKHWLPSIGEAVAAMHEDGVRRAVAIVAAPHYSLRSVAEYQEKVEAALKALPEPIDFLWVESYEAHPGLIAAYARRLEEAIWRLKDPRRAAYVFTAHSIPLPAVERGDPYPRQVERTAELIAKRLSLPRHFVAYQSAGRTPEPWLGPDINELLRELREQGFEEAVVQAVGFPADHLEVYYDLDLEAQATAGEVGLRLLRARSLNADLDYIQVLKDLVEAAWLRPL, from the coding sequence GTGAACGTGCTCCTGATGGCTTACGGCACCCCCTACATTCCCGAGGAGATCGCCCCCTACTACACGGACATCCGCCGGGGCAAGCCTCCGCCGGAGGAGCTTTTGGAGGAGCTCTCCGGGCGCTACGAGGCGATCGGCAAAAGCCCTTTGAACGAGATCACCCTGGTCCAGGCCATGCGCCTCCAGGCCCTTTTGAACCTCGAGGCCCCCCCCTACCCCAAGCGCCTCCAAGGCCCCTTCGGCCCCCGCACCCCCCAGGGCCCAGCCCGGGTCTACGTGGGCACCAAGCACTGGCTCCCCTCCATCGGGGAGGCCGTGGCCGCCATGCACGAGGACGGGGTGCGGCGGGCGGTGGCCATCGTGGCCGCCCCCCACTACTCCCTAAGGAGCGTGGCCGAGTACCAGGAGAAGGTGGAGGCCGCCCTCAAGGCCCTCCCCGAGCCCATAGACTTCCTCTGGGTGGAGAGCTACGAGGCCCACCCGGGCCTCATCGCCGCCTACGCCCGGCGGCTGGAGGAGGCCATCTGGCGGCTCAAGGACCCCAGGCGGGCCGCTTACGTCTTCACCGCCCACTCCATCCCCCTCCCCGCCGTGGAGCGGGGGGACCCCTACCCCAGGCAGGTGGAAAGGACGGCGGAGCTCATCGCCAAGAGGCTCTCCCTGCCCCGCCACTTCGTGGCCTACCAGTCGGCGGGAAGGACCCCCGAGCCCTGGCTTGGCCCCGACATCAACGAGCTTTTGCGGGAGCTTAGGGAACAGGGCTTTGAGGAGGCCGTGGTCCAGGCGGTGGGCTTCCCCGCCGACCACCTGGAGGTCTACTACGACCTGGACCTCGAGGCCCAGGCCACGGCAGGGGAGGTGGGGCTGCGCCTCCTCCGGGCCCGGAGCCTCAACGCCGATCTGGACTACATCCAGGTCCTCAAGGACCTGGTGGAGGCCGCGTGGCTCAGGCCGTTGTGA
- the hemG gene encoding protoporphyrinogen oxidase, with amino-acid sequence MAQAVVIGGGWAGLAAALALGEAGVDFLLLEAAPRLGGKVRTLGQGGFLVEGGPDASVRYKGEVLELAQRFGLESIGTLPQKPSALILKGGRAHPLPEGLMQVIPGDLKALARTPLLSLSGKLRALMDLVLPRGKKEDESLREFVERRLGPEVYAALVAPLAGGIYGGEPEGLSMKAAFPQLLELEKGHRSLLLGAMRARKARGSREGGSLFFSFPKGLSALTQRMAEALGERVRLLSPVVGVEPVGSRYRLHTPKGALEAEAVILATPAPQAAALLRPFLPEATALLKGIPHTQAATVSLAFPEPLPVVGHGLLIAKGEGFRVRGFTWAHQKWPGRAPEGHSLVRAYLSGEAARLAEAELAKVALEDLRRFLGREVRPSHTFVFRFPEGMPAYQVGHLERLGRLEMALLKAPGVFLAGNYLEGVGLPEVVRSGKRAASRALAHLALAPTP; translated from the coding sequence GTGGCTCAGGCCGTTGTGATCGGCGGAGGGTGGGCGGGGCTTGCCGCCGCCTTGGCCCTGGGGGAGGCCGGGGTGGACTTCCTCCTCCTGGAGGCGGCCCCCAGGCTTGGGGGCAAGGTGCGCACCCTGGGACAGGGAGGGTTCCTGGTGGAGGGGGGGCCCGACGCCAGCGTCCGCTACAAAGGGGAGGTCCTGGAGCTGGCCCAAAGGTTTGGCCTGGAGTCCATCGGCACCCTGCCGCAAAAGCCCTCGGCCCTCATCCTGAAGGGGGGAAGGGCCCATCCCCTCCCCGAGGGGCTCATGCAGGTGATCCCCGGGGACCTCAAGGCCCTGGCCAGGACCCCGCTCCTCTCCCTCTCCGGGAAGCTCCGGGCCCTTATGGACCTCGTGCTTCCCCGGGGGAAGAAGGAGGACGAGAGCCTAAGGGAGTTCGTGGAGCGCCGCCTGGGCCCCGAGGTCTACGCTGCCCTGGTGGCCCCCCTGGCGGGGGGAATCTACGGGGGCGAGCCCGAGGGGCTTTCCATGAAGGCCGCCTTCCCCCAGCTCCTGGAGCTGGAAAAGGGGCACCGGAGCCTCCTCCTGGGGGCCATGCGGGCGAGGAAGGCCCGGGGAAGCCGGGAGGGGGGAAGCCTCTTCTTCTCCTTCCCCAAGGGGCTTTCCGCCCTCACCCAAAGGATGGCCGAGGCCCTGGGGGAAAGGGTCCGCCTCCTCTCCCCGGTGGTGGGGGTGGAGCCCGTGGGGAGCCGGTACCGCCTCCACACCCCCAAGGGGGCCCTGGAGGCGGAGGCGGTGATCCTCGCCACCCCCGCCCCCCAGGCGGCAGCCCTCCTCAGGCCCTTCCTCCCCGAGGCCACCGCCCTTCTAAAGGGCATCCCCCACACCCAGGCAGCCACGGTGAGCCTGGCCTTCCCCGAACCCCTACCCGTGGTGGGCCACGGCCTCCTCATCGCAAAGGGGGAGGGCTTTCGGGTCAGGGGCTTCACCTGGGCCCACCAGAAGTGGCCGGGGCGGGCCCCCGAGGGGCATAGCCTGGTCCGGGCCTACCTCTCCGGGGAGGCGGCCCGGCTTGCGGAGGCCGAGCTGGCCAAGGTCGCCCTGGAGGACCTCCGCCGCTTCCTGGGTCGGGAGGTGCGCCCCAGCCACACCTTCGTCTTCCGCTTCCCCGAGGGGATGCCCGCCTACCAGGTGGGCCACCTGGAGCGGCTTGGCCGCCTGGAGATGGCCCTCCTGAAGGCCCCGGGGGTCTTCCTGGCGGGGAACTACCTGGAGGGGGTGGGCCTCCCCGAGGTGGTGCGCTCGGGGAAGAGGGCAGCAAGCCGGGCCCTGGCCCACCTGGCCCTGGCCCCCACCCCTTAG
- a CDS encoding diguanylate cyclase domain-containing protein, with amino-acid sequence MSISYPAIALASFLVGVLMGLLGYASAHILPWFMVSVALVASLYGLPWGLLAILPATLILLYFPGFNLVALALLLLSALLAHGVGESLRRAHRRAKALARSLRLIAMALEALPQAEGREALLQSLPERLAALGEGGHVGVWVPAPGGLNLLAAHPPMSLSWIPDSGVVGRAYREGQPLHIPDVRKEPSYIPDPAIPTLSELALPLWERGEVVAVLNLERPGPFLPEEVEGLIRFAQAASLHLDRLADLQERALLAGLSEKLQSAKTLGEGAQKALAFLVTALGLQAGALWEARGGRMGALAHFGVEEESLKRVLEEGLPYGVGLAWRVYETGSPLFTARYAEESQGVPALQALDWRTLAALPVPSPGAPRSRRVLVLGQREARPWRRAEVDLLLSACRTLALGLERLQEKARHQAVNRLFLELLERPPEGLYQEVLEEAIRQVPGAEAGSLLVLEEGTYRYRATAGYDLERLREVAFSAEGQLLWYGLDQEGARRGEPRILSAEARPIAEISHQTAPPEVMDAAGRAREIQANLCLPIPYKGEVLAYLNLDNLHDPRAFGEDSLEAARFFAAPLATLLHEARTRRLLEEAAFTDPLTGLPNRRAFDRAFLEELRRAERYGYPLSLAVLDLKGFKAINDRLGHAQGDLALIRVAQALSKERRNGDRVFRWGGDEFAALFPHTGREGAIRAAFRYARAIEKICLEGLCLGVNIGLASYPEDGQSPDELLSVADTRMYGAKAQGVTVLA; translated from the coding sequence ATGTCTATATCCTATCCGGCCATCGCTCTGGCCTCCTTCCTGGTGGGGGTGCTGATGGGGCTTCTGGGCTACGCTAGCGCCCACATCCTCCCCTGGTTTATGGTCTCCGTGGCCCTCGTGGCTAGCCTCTACGGCCTTCCCTGGGGACTCCTGGCCATCCTTCCCGCCACCCTCATCCTCCTCTATTTTCCCGGCTTCAACCTGGTGGCCCTGGCCCTCCTCCTCCTCTCCGCCCTCCTGGCCCACGGGGTGGGGGAAAGCCTCAGGCGGGCCCACCGGAGGGCCAAGGCCCTGGCCAGGAGCCTGCGCCTCATCGCCATGGCCCTCGAGGCCCTCCCCCAGGCCGAAGGCCGGGAGGCCCTCCTCCAAAGCCTTCCGGAGCGCCTGGCCGCCCTAGGGGAGGGAGGGCACGTGGGGGTCTGGGTCCCCGCCCCCGGGGGCCTTAACCTCCTTGCGGCCCATCCCCCCATGAGCCTCTCCTGGATCCCCGATAGCGGCGTGGTGGGCCGGGCCTACCGGGAAGGCCAACCCCTCCACATCCCCGACGTGAGGAAGGAACCCAGCTACATCCCAGACCCCGCCATCCCCACCCTCTCCGAGCTGGCCCTGCCCCTTTGGGAGAGGGGGGAGGTGGTGGCCGTCCTCAACCTGGAACGCCCCGGGCCCTTCCTCCCCGAGGAGGTGGAAGGCCTGATCCGCTTCGCCCAGGCGGCGAGCCTCCACCTGGACCGTCTGGCGGACCTGCAGGAAAGGGCCCTCCTGGCCGGGCTTTCAGAGAAGCTGCAAAGCGCCAAGACCCTGGGGGAAGGGGCGCAGAAGGCCCTGGCCTTCCTGGTGACCGCCTTGGGCCTTCAGGCTGGGGCCCTCTGGGAGGCCCGGGGGGGACGGATGGGGGCCCTGGCCCACTTCGGGGTGGAGGAGGAAAGCCTGAAGCGGGTCCTAGAGGAGGGCCTTCCCTACGGCGTGGGCCTGGCCTGGCGGGTCTACGAGACGGGAAGCCCCCTCTTCACCGCCCGCTACGCCGAGGAAAGCCAGGGGGTTCCTGCCCTCCAGGCCCTGGACTGGCGCACCCTCGCCGCCCTGCCCGTTCCCTCCCCGGGCGCCCCGAGAAGCCGGAGGGTCCTGGTCCTGGGCCAGCGGGAGGCGCGCCCCTGGCGCAGGGCGGAGGTGGACCTCCTCCTCTCCGCCTGCCGCACCCTGGCCCTGGGGCTTGAACGCCTCCAGGAGAAGGCCCGGCACCAGGCGGTGAACCGCCTCTTCCTGGAGCTTTTGGAAAGGCCCCCGGAGGGACTCTACCAGGAGGTCCTAGAGGAGGCCATCCGCCAGGTTCCAGGGGCAGAGGCGGGAAGCCTCCTTGTCCTGGAGGAGGGGACCTACCGCTACCGGGCGACGGCGGGGTACGACCTGGAAAGGCTCCGGGAGGTGGCCTTTAGCGCGGAGGGCCAGCTCCTCTGGTACGGCTTGGACCAGGAGGGGGCCAGGAGGGGGGAGCCCAGGATCCTCAGCGCCGAGGCCCGTCCCATCGCCGAGATCAGCCACCAGACCGCCCCGCCCGAGGTTATGGACGCTGCGGGAAGGGCCCGGGAGATCCAGGCCAACCTCTGCCTCCCCATCCCCTACAAGGGGGAGGTGCTCGCCTACCTCAATCTGGACAACCTCCACGATCCCCGGGCCTTCGGGGAGGACAGCCTCGAGGCCGCCCGCTTCTTCGCCGCCCCCCTGGCCACCCTCCTCCACGAGGCCAGGACCCGGAGGCTCCTGGAGGAGGCCGCCTTCACCGACCCCCTCACGGGCCTCCCCAACCGCCGGGCCTTTGACAGGGCCTTCCTGGAGGAGCTAAGGCGGGCCGAGCGCTACGGCTACCCCCTCTCCCTGGCCGTCTTGGACCTCAAGGGCTTCAAAGCCATCAACGACCGCCTGGGCCATGCCCAAGGGGACCTGGCCCTCATCCGCGTGGCCCAGGCCCTCTCCAAAGAACGTCGCAACGGGGACCGGGTCTTCCGTTGGGGGGGCGACGAGTTCGCCGCCCTCTTCCCTCACACGGGGAGGGAGGGGGCCATCAGGGCCGCCTTCCGCTACGCCCGGGCCATTGAGAAAATCTGTCTGGAGGGCCTTTGCCTAGGGGTGAACATCGGGCTCGCCAGCTACCCCGAGGACGGGCAAAGCCCAGACGAGCTCCTTTCTGTCGCCGACACCCGCATGTACGGGGCCAAGGCCCAGGGGGTCACGGTCCTCGCCTGA